A window from Malania oleifera isolate guangnan ecotype guangnan chromosome 7, ASM2987363v1, whole genome shotgun sequence encodes these proteins:
- the LOC131160430 gene encoding uncharacterized protein LOC131160430, translated as MKKKFEGNARVKRSHLQALRREFETLEMRFGEGVTEYFSRVMTVANKMRIYGEDMQDVKVVEKILRSLTEKFNYVVCSIEESKDIDALTIDELQSSLIRHEQKFQRRNGEEQALKEKGRGTYRGRGRGRGRGRG; from the coding sequence ATGAAAAAAAAATTCGAAGGAAATGCAAGGGTCAAGAGGTCTCATCTTCAAGCTCTCCGCAGAGAATTTGAAACTCTTGAGATGAGGTTCGGGGAAGGAGTGACAGAGTACTTCTCTAGGGTCATGACAGTGGCCAACAAGATGCGAATTTATGGAGAAGATATGCAGGATGTTAAAGTGGTGGAGAAAATTCTACGCTCTTTAACTGAGAAGTTCAACTATGTTGTATGTTCTATTGAGGAGTCAAAGGACATTGATGCCCTTACTATTGATGAGTTACAAAGCTCATTAATAAGGCATGAACAGAAGTTTCAGAGACGTAATGGTGAGGAACAGGCTCTAAAGGAGAAAGGTCGTGGTACCTatagaggaagaggaagaggaagaggaagagggaGAGGTTGA